From the Thermoplasmata archaeon genome, the window GGTGGACGCTGTGATGAAATCTGTGCCCGAAGGCAAGCTCATAACAATTGATCAGATTCGTGAAACTTTAGCAAGGAAGCATGGCACAACCATTTCCTGCCCTCTCACTACCGGGATTTTTGCCTCGATTGCAGCCCATGCAGCAGAGGAGGAAAAGGCAGATGGAAAGAAGGAAATCACACCATATTGGCGGACTTTGAGAAAAGGTGGCGAACTCAACGAAAAATACCCTGGTGGGGCTGAAGCCCAGAAAAAATTACTTGAAAATGAAGGGCATACAGTTGTGAAAAAAGGCAGGAAATTTTTTGTCCAGGACTATGAGAAAAAGCTCGTAAAACTATGAAATGAGAAAATGAAGATTCGCACGATTACACTTGGTTTCAATCTTTCCTATCCATTGAACGAAGCGGAATTTGAGAACTGGGCAAGTTTTCTCCATGCTGCAAAAGCAGTTTTTGAGAGAAATGGGTACGAGGTTCAGACATTGAGAATGACCACTCAACCCTGGGAGGAGTATTTCCGAAGCAAAAGTCAACTTCTGGAGATTGCAGAATCCCTTGAGTATTTTGCTGCATCATGGGAAATTGACTATTTCAGCATGGGCACTGTGAAACAGCCCAGAAATGTTGGATTAATTTATGAAATTCTAAAAAATACAAGGAGAGGTTTCTGCACAACTACTGCATGCAGTCAGAATCAAATAGAGCCAGATATTGCCCTTGCCACTGCAAAACTGATAAAGAAATTTGCGGGACTTGAAAAAGAGGGGTTTGGAAACCTTAGATTCGCCTGCCTCTTTAACCCAAAACCAGATACACCATTTTACCCAGCATCTTACCATAGTGGTAGGCCTTCCTTTGGAATCGGATGCGAAAACAGTGACATAGTGTATGCGGCTTTCTCTGAAGCAAGAGATTTAAGGACAGCAGGTAGAATTTTAATGCAAAAACTTGAGAAAGAATTTAGAACGATTGAGCAAACTTGCGAGGAAATCTCCACAAAGACAGGGATAAAGTTTGAAGGAATAGATGTGTCAGTTGCACCAGGTGTTGAGCGAAATCAGAGCGTTGCCTATGCCTTTGAAAAACTTGGGATAGGCAAATTCGGGGAGCCGGGGACGCTTGCAGCTGCAAAAATTGTTACGGATGTGCTTAATGCACTCAATGTAAAGAAGTGTGGGTATTCTGGACTCATGCTCCCAATGCTGGAAGACACAGGACTGGCAAATAGGAATGCAGAAGGGAAATACAATCTCACAAACCTTCTGCTCTATTCCGCAGTTTGCGGCACCGGTCTGGACACAATTCCTCTTCCAGGCAATGTTTCAACCAGAAAAATTTACCACCTTTTGCTGGACATTGGGTCTTTGGCTGCAAAACTGAATAAATTTCTTTCAGCAAGGTTAATGCCAATCCCTGGTAGAAATGTGGGTTCAAAAACAAACTTCAGATTCGAGTATTTTGCGAACACGAAGGTAGCCCAGTTATAAAATTGCCTTCTGATATGTTTGGTAAATTGCCCTTCCTGCCTCGATGATTTTCTCTTTTTCCTCCTGCGAAAGCAGGTTCCATAAACTAATTTCCTTCTCGAAACCAATTTTGCCTGGCACTGTCACATGCACTGGAATTTCTATGCCTGAGATTTCTATTGCAGTTGAGAATGGTAGAACTCTACCTGTGTGAAGCAACAGTCCTTCAATAATTTCTACGAATGCCCCTGCAGGACCCCATCTTGTGCCACCAGTCGCCTCAATCACCTTCATACTCACATTTTTGATATAATCCTCGCATTTTTTCCGGTCAAGGTTTTTTCCTGTTTGTTCGAGAAATTCCTGCAAAGAGATTCCCTTTACTTTCACACTGCTCCAGAGCGGCACACATGCCTCACCATGCTCTCCACCCACAAAGCCCTCAATATCTGCGATGCTTACACAGAGCTCCCGTGCCAGAATTGTTTTGAAACGAGCAGTTTCAAGGCAGGTGCCTGTGCCAGCCACATTTTTTCTGCCCGCAATTTGCTCGGCAAGTGTTGTCATTGCGTCAACTGGATTTGTGATTACAAAGAATTTTGCGGACGGATTTGCAGATTTTGCACCAGCCACAACATCCCTTACAATTGCCGCATTTTTCGCTGCAAGGTCCCTTCTGCTCATCCCTGGCATTCTTGCTGCTCCTGCAGAAACCACAACGAGGTCTGGACTTTTGATTTCCGAGGCATCGGCGAAAGCATCAATCTCAAGGTCCAGCCCATGAAATGCAAGCCCGTGGTGAATTTCCTCTTTTGTCATTTCTGCAATCTCTGGTTTTATGTCCACAAGCGTTAATTTTTTCACCCATTTTTTGAAGGCAAGGGTGTAAGCCAGCGCACTACCAACTCTGCCCACACCAACAATTGCAATGTGCTTCATGAATGGTGAATGAACACAGGATTATATATACTTTGAAGCAATAATGAAGCAATTGAGGGAAAAAGATTTAAGAAGGAGGGATATATGTTGCCGAAGGTGTTTACTATGACAAAGGAAGAAGATTTCGAACGGCTTTGGAACAGTCCGAATTATGCTAAAGCATGCAAGTTCAGAAACTGGGTTATGCAGAAGACGAGAGTGAGGGGACTGGAACCTACGAAGGATAACTGCAAGAAATACTATTGCGGGCAGATATGAGCTAAAAACTCTGGAAGTGATTGAATGAGTGAAACTGCGACCAATTACGATGATATTATGGCCAAGTATTACGGAGAGGAAGCTGTCCTTGCAATGATTTTGCTGAAAGTTGATGCTAAGGAATTGGAAAATACAGCCACTGAACTTGTAAAATTCAAGAATGTAGAGGATGTTTTTCTTGTAACTGGCGATACTGATATTGTGCTTAAGGCAAGATTTGGAAATTATGGAGAACTCAAAGAGTTTGTGGTGAACGCTCTTGCAGGTATCAAAGGGTTAAAGGAGAGCAAAACATTGCTTGTGGTAACCTCTTACAAAGATTGCGGTAAACCTAGACCTGTGGAATGACAGGAGGTGAAAAATTGGATAAACAACAGAAATTGAGCGAGATTATAGAATATCTTACGCAGCTAGCGGAGGACAACACTATCCCTAGAAACATCAGGCGTGGGGCCTCCGCAGTAAAAGACAGATTGATGAAGGAAAACGAATCCCTTGATGTGCGGCTTGCCAGTGCGATATTCCAGCTTGATGAACTGGCAAATGAACCGAACATTCCAATGCATGGCAGAACAATGATATGGAATATCATAGGGCATCTGGAGTCGCTCCAGAAAGGCGAGTGAGGTAACTTAATGGAAATCAAGATTGAATTAAGCCAGGAAACAATTCCAACCATTAAAGCATTTATTTCTGATTATCTGGAACAGAGTGGCGCAAACGGTTACATTCTGGGGTTGAGCGGTGGACTGGATTCGGCTGTTGTGTGCAAGTTGTTGGTTGATACCGTGGGGCAGAGCAGAGTGGCAGCAGTGCTCATGCCTTCTGCGACAACACCGTCAGAGGATATGGAAGATGCCCGGAAATTTGTTGAAACACTGGGAATTGAAAAGGAAGAGGTAAATATTGAGCCAGTTGTGGAAAAGTTCAGGGATGTGCTGGGATTTGAAATTGATAAAGTTAATTTTGGAAATTTGATGGCGCGAGCGAGAATGTGCATTCTCTTTGCGTTTGCAAACCAGAACAACCTCCTTGTTGCAGGCACATCCAACAAGAGCGAGCTTCTTACTGGCTATTTTACGAAATATGGAGACGGCGCTGCTGACATCTTGCCCATTGGCGACCTCTACAAAACCCAGGTGAGATTGCTTGCAAAGGAACTCAAAATCCCTGATAAAATTTTGAAAAAAGCACCTAGTGCTGGTTTCTGGCAGGGACAGACAGATGAGGAGGAACTTGGCATTTCCTACGAGGAGCTAGACAAAATTCTGTTCGGGCTTGAGCACTTTTTGAAGATTGAGGAGATTCATGCAATAACTGGTATTCCAATTGAGAAAATCGACGCAATTGTGAGAAAGGTGGAGAAGACCTGGCATAAGAGACGACTTGGAGTTATTCCAAAGATTGGAACCCAAACTGTAGGTTTGGATTGGAGGGAATAAAATGTATGCAATAGGAATTTGTGGAAGCCCAAGAGCAAATGGGAACACTGGTTTTCTGTTGAAGTATACACTGGATGCTGTAGAGTGTGAAGAGAAAAAGATAATTTCTATCGGGGATAAGGACATCCAGCCCTGTGATGGATGTAACAAGTGTCTTATTGAAGGCAAGTGCATAAAGGAAGATGGAATGCAGGAGATTTATCCAGAGCTGAGGAAGGCAGACATCATTATAATCGGTACTCCCACTTACTTCGGCGGAGTCACAGCAAAACTGAAGGCATTGCAGGATAGAACCTATATGCTCTACAACAATCTGGAGCTCAAGGACAAAGTTGGGGCTGCGGTTGTGGTAATGGAAGGTGAGGCAGGAGACCTTGTTGTTTCCTCTCTCGCAACCTTCTTTTCCCAGCACCAGATGGTTTTTGCTGGCGGTGTTGTGGGCGTGGGTTCAAGAGAAAAGGAAGTTAAGCGAGATTTGAGGGCTGTTAGAAATGCAATAGCGCTTGGAAAACGAGCTAGCGAGCTCGCCAGATTGACAAGGGCTCAAAAATGATTCGCTGGGTTAATTTTCTCCACATCTATCAACCACCTGTGCAGAGTGCCTACTGGGTAAAGAGAATTGCAAATGAGTGCTATCTTCCAGTTCTAAAACTGCTTTCAGAGAACCCTGAGATTCGCATCACAATAAACATCAGCGGTGTGTTGCTTGAGCATTTTGAAAGGTTGGAGATGCATGAAATTTTTGAATTGATTGACAAAATTAAGGCAAATCGAAATGTGGAATTTACTGGTAGTGCTGCCTATCACCCCATTCTGCCAATGCTCCCAGAAGAGGAAGCCATGCGTCAGATTGCTTTGAACGAATGGATTCTTGAGAAGATTGGCGGTATAAAAAAGCCAGATGGTTTTTTCCTCCCAGAAATGTGTTTTTCTCAAGCAGTTGCAGAAATCCTGGAGAAGATGGGGTATAGGTGGGTAATCATGGACGAAATTGCCTGTCCAGGCAAAATTTCTGGTGTGCTAGGAAATGGCAAGCTCAAAGTAATTCTGAGAAACAGAGGTGTGAGCAATGCTCTAAACACCTATGCCCTGCATTTGGCGGATTTACTGAAAAACTTCGAAAAAAATGAGGTATGGGTGAGTGCAACCGATGGCGAGATTTACGGGCATCATAAGAAGGAATTCTGGCAGATATTCAGGGAGTTGAGGGGTAGTAATGTGCAAACTCTCACTGTAAGCGAGTTTCTGGCAGAGGCCAGTAGTGAGGCGATGGTTTCAGCGAGGGCATGCTCCTGGGCTTCCACAGAAGAAGAGCTGAAACAGGAAATTCCATACCCTCGATGGTACAACAGAAACAACGAGTTGCACATGCTCCAGTGGGCAATTACAGTCAGAGCATTTAAACTTGTTAAGGCAAGGGAGAACAAGAAAGCGAGGGAGATTTTAGACAAAGCGGTGTTCAGCTGTCAATATTACTGGGCTAACCCTGGAATTCTCTGGTATCCTGGCATGGTTGTAAAAGGATTGAAGCTCTGGGAAAGATTTTACAAGGAGTGCAATGCTCTGCAGGATTTCAAGCCAGTTTCTGAGTTGCTGAAACGAAAACTGGAGGAGTATCAGAGGGAGTATTATGGGGGGACCTAATGAAAAGTGCTTCGTCAACATGGGTTATAAATGTCTATGTGATGCTCCAACCAATAGTACTTAGTGTTTATGTGCCTGTTCTACAAACTTCTCGTCGGGGTTTTGGTTTGGTGGTTAGGTGTATCAGAAAGTAGTTATAATGATGTCTGAAAATCACAAAATAACAGTAAACTATGATGGCTAGGATGTATATCACCTGAACTATGATCATAACATAATTGAAACAAGATCCTTCAGTAACATCTATCCACCAGCAAACAAACCAAATGGACCCGGGAATGACTTCTCCAAGCCAGAAAAACTGAAATGGAAGGGTGAAGTGGATAATAATATAATATTCTCTTCTCCATCTGGGTTGAAGATAAATGGTAAGTGGTCGTAATTGAAATACGGTAAAAACAACTGCAAATGTCCAACAACCTACCAAATAACCAATTAGCAGAAAAGCCAACGGCGGTTCAGATGTCCCATCAGCCATGTATGGCAGAGAAATGCCTAAATCAAGCCCAAGATAAAAAAAACCATATGAAACTGCAACAAGAAAGAATCTTTTCTTTGCTTCCACCTTAATCTCCTCAATACCTTTTTCTGCTGGCACTCTTATCCCACCTTCACAAACGCAATTTTATGTAACATCATACCATCAATGTAGGCAGGAAGTAATCTCACTATATAAAATCCTTGCACTGAAAACTCGTGGGTAGCTGTTTCCTCTGGGCTCGTTGAGTCATCACCAAAATTCCATGTTACACTGCTCCAGCCAAGCAGAGGTGAACTATAATTTGCAGAAAAACTAAACCTTAGGACTGTATTCTCTGCAATGATTATTGTTTCGTTGATGATTTGGATAGAAGTCACATTCCGTATTGCCGTGTGGATATTCAAGGAGAAAACCTGATTTTCTCCTTCTGCAGAGTTAAACAGTAGATTATATTGCTCCTCCCCTTTACTTCCAACCACTCTCACCTTTACAGGATTGGCACCACCATTCGAACCGTTGTAGTAAAGGGAAAGTCCAAAGAGATTACCTGGACGGTAGTAAACATTCATCTCTACAATATTTGGTTTTCCAGGTGTTCTTTCTACAAATGTAATGTTTTGAATCTTGGAGTTGTTACCTTCGCCAGAACTATACAGAACTACTCCTATAGTGTTTCCTTTTCTCCCTTCCATCTCTACCTTTATCTTTACCTTCTCTTCTACCTCAATTTCCCCTGGCTCTCTGTATCCCTCAGATGGATAGTAGTACCCCACAGATAAAACCAAGAAGTCCCTAGTTGTTTCTGGGATTGTTGGTAAACCCACAGATTTATAACTCAGCAGAATATCCCCATCACCAGAAACCTCTGCATATCTGTAATCGCGTTGCATTATTTTCTCTGTGATATTTCCGTGGAGTGAACTCATTGCCGAAAGGAGAGGTAATTCTGTGACAGAAATATCTGCATTCACAGAAGAATCTAAACCAACAAAGTCTATTTTATGCAAATTCAGAAAGTAGAGTTTCACGAATAGTTTTTCATGTGAAGCATTTTGAGGTAAGTCCACAATGGTGGTTGACCAAAGATTTCTGGTAGGGATGATTGTGAGATTCCACCATGTATTTTCTTCTGAAAGATATTGAACAAGAATTGACTCTTTTACTGGTGGGTAGACACTCTGAGGAATATATGTTGAGCCCATAGTGGAGTGTTTTATAACAAGCCTCTGAGTTCCCAGATTTGGATTATTA encodes:
- a CDS encoding MGMT family protein — encoded protein: MKKQKKTFREKLREDKGLPRIVNVPKEMDGKWGVREGDTMLIPAPVEVDAVMKSVPEGKLITIDQIRETLARKHGTTISCPLTTGIFASIAAHAAEEEKADGKKEITPYWRTLRKGGELNEKYPGGAEAQKKLLENEGHTVVKKGRKFFVQDYEKKLVKL
- a CDS encoding DUF711 family protein, whose product is MKIRTITLGFNLSYPLNEAEFENWASFLHAAKAVFERNGYEVQTLRMTTQPWEEYFRSKSQLLEIAESLEYFAASWEIDYFSMGTVKQPRNVGLIYEILKNTRRGFCTTTACSQNQIEPDIALATAKLIKKFAGLEKEGFGNLRFACLFNPKPDTPFYPASYHSGRPSFGIGCENSDIVYAAFSEARDLRTAGRILMQKLEKEFRTIEQTCEEISTKTGIKFEGIDVSVAPGVERNQSVAYAFEKLGIGKFGEPGTLAAAKIVTDVLNALNVKKCGYSGLMLPMLEDTGLANRNAEGKYNLTNLLLYSAVCGTGLDTIPLPGNVSTRKIYHLLLDIGSLAAKLNKFLSARLMPIPGRNVGSKTNFRFEYFANTKVAQL
- a CDS encoding malate dehydrogenase, with protein sequence MKHIAIVGVGRVGSALAYTLAFKKWVKKLTLVDIKPEIAEMTKEEIHHGLAFHGLDLEIDAFADASEIKSPDLVVVSAGAARMPGMSRRDLAAKNAAIVRDVVAGAKSANPSAKFFVITNPVDAMTTLAEQIAGRKNVAGTGTCLETARFKTILARELCVSIADIEGFVGGEHGEACVPLWSSVKVKGISLQEFLEQTGKNLDRKKCEDYIKNVSMKVIEATGGTRWGPAGAFVEIIEGLLLHTGRVLPFSTAIEISGIEIPVHVTVPGKIGFEKEISLWNLLSQEEKEKIIEAGRAIYQTYQKAIL
- a CDS encoding Lrp/AsnC ligand binding domain-containing protein, with amino-acid sequence MSETATNYDDIMAKYYGEEAVLAMILLKVDAKELENTATELVKFKNVEDVFLVTGDTDIVLKARFGNYGELKEFVVNALAGIKGLKESKTLLVVTSYKDCGKPRPVE
- a CDS encoding UPF0147 family protein, encoding MDKQQKLSEIIEYLTQLAEDNTIPRNIRRGASAVKDRLMKENESLDVRLASAIFQLDELANEPNIPMHGRTMIWNIIGHLESLQKGE
- a CDS encoding NAD+ synthase; translated protein: MEIKIELSQETIPTIKAFISDYLEQSGANGYILGLSGGLDSAVVCKLLVDTVGQSRVAAVLMPSATTPSEDMEDARKFVETLGIEKEEVNIEPVVEKFRDVLGFEIDKVNFGNLMARARMCILFAFANQNNLLVAGTSNKSELLTGYFTKYGDGAADILPIGDLYKTQVRLLAKELKIPDKILKKAPSAGFWQGQTDEEELGISYEELDKILFGLEHFLKIEEIHAITGIPIEKIDAIVRKVEKTWHKRRLGVIPKIGTQTVGLDWRE
- a CDS encoding flavodoxin family protein, giving the protein MYAIGICGSPRANGNTGFLLKYTLDAVECEEKKIISIGDKDIQPCDGCNKCLIEGKCIKEDGMQEIYPELRKADIIIIGTPTYFGGVTAKLKALQDRTYMLYNNLELKDKVGAAVVVMEGEAGDLVVSSLATFFSQHQMVFAGGVVGVGSREKEVKRDLRAVRNAIALGKRASELARLTRAQK